In Janibacter sp. CX7, a single genomic region encodes these proteins:
- a CDS encoding ABC transporter ATP-binding protein translates to MSHLSCHGLAAAIGGHTIVSGVDLDVPHGSMLAVVGRNGSGKSTLLRALTGLRPPAAGTVLVDGTDLASLTPRQRATRLAHVGQEDGPPEDLLVGEMVAMGRIPHRPPWAFDAKGERPLVLAALEHVDLVDKVDHPCQHLSGGERRRAMLARGIAQGSDLLVLDEPTNHLDVHHQIQLLETVRALGCTVVAAVHDLQLAAAHFDAVAVLHDGRLHGVGHPADVLTPEVLREVFDVEARHLTDPATGRVHLVVGAGAPAPAHRKAHA, encoded by the coding sequence ATGAGTCACCTGAGCTGCCACGGCCTCGCCGCCGCGATCGGCGGGCACACCATCGTCTCGGGCGTGGACCTCGACGTGCCGCACGGGTCGATGCTCGCGGTCGTCGGGCGCAACGGCAGCGGCAAGTCGACGCTGCTGCGGGCCCTCACCGGCTTGCGGCCGCCCGCGGCCGGGACCGTGCTCGTCGACGGCACCGACCTCGCGAGCCTCACCCCGCGCCAGCGGGCGACCCGCCTGGCCCACGTCGGGCAGGAGGACGGCCCGCCGGAGGACCTGCTCGTCGGCGAGATGGTCGCCATGGGCCGGATCCCGCACCGGCCGCCGTGGGCCTTCGACGCGAAGGGGGAGCGTCCCCTCGTCCTCGCGGCGCTCGAGCACGTCGACCTCGTCGACAAGGTCGACCACCCGTGCCAGCACCTCTCCGGCGGCGAGCGCCGGCGGGCCATGCTCGCGCGCGGCATCGCCCAGGGCAGCGACCTGCTCGTCCTCGACGAGCCGACCAACCACCTCGACGTGCACCACCAGATCCAGCTCCTCGAGACGGTCCGGGCCCTCGGCTGCACCGTCGTCGCCGCCGTGCACGACCTGCAGCTCGCGGCCGCCCACTTCGACGCCGTCGCCGTCCTCCACGACGGCCGGCTGCACGGCGTCGGGCACCCCGCCGACGTGCTCACCCCCGAGGTCCTGCGCGAGGTCTTCGACGTCGAGGCACGGCACCTCACCGACCCGGCCACCGGCCGGGTCCACCTCGTCGTGGGCGCAGGAGCGCCCGCACCCGCCCACCGGAAGGCCCACGCATGA
- a CDS encoding ABC transporter substrate-binding protein: MTSLRPARATAAVLAVGLLAACGGGSSADAPSAGGQVTITNCGQEATFPSPAERMYVGGDGNLLAMVLALGAEDQVAGVSGLSDTRQALSTAYGADVVDALPVATKDYPTMENVIAQRPDVMLAGWNYGYTEEKKLTPDLLEDRGISGYVLSESCRQADGKRGTMPPWKAMAADIDNLGRITGHEDRATEVNDDIARRRAALEEAPQATKPPTVFVFDSGTKQIFTSGSFGAPQAIIEAAGAKNATADVKDTWTEVSWEQLVSSEPDFFAFVAYEGQSFEDKVKVLESNPATRDLPAVKEKRFLNLPIPAWTSSPLNINSAEQLRVALEEHDLVPASDIEPEHDLEP; this comes from the coding sequence ATGACCTCCCTTCGCCCTGCCCGGGCCACCGCCGCGGTCCTCGCGGTCGGACTGCTCGCCGCCTGCGGTGGTGGGAGCAGCGCGGACGCACCCTCTGCCGGGGGCCAGGTGACGATCACCAACTGCGGCCAGGAGGCGACCTTCCCCTCGCCGGCGGAGCGGATGTACGTCGGTGGCGACGGCAACCTGCTCGCGATGGTGCTGGCCCTGGGTGCCGAGGACCAGGTGGCCGGCGTGAGCGGTCTGAGCGACACCCGGCAGGCCCTGTCCACCGCCTACGGCGCCGACGTCGTCGACGCCCTCCCGGTGGCGACGAAGGACTACCCGACGATGGAAAACGTCATCGCGCAGCGACCGGACGTCATGCTCGCCGGCTGGAACTACGGCTACACCGAGGAGAAGAAGCTCACCCCGGACCTCCTCGAGGACCGGGGCATCTCGGGCTACGTGCTCTCCGAGAGCTGCCGCCAGGCCGACGGCAAGCGCGGGACGATGCCGCCGTGGAAGGCCATGGCGGCCGACATCGACAACCTCGGTCGGATCACCGGTCACGAGGACCGGGCCACCGAGGTCAACGACGACATCGCCCGGCGGCGCGCCGCGCTCGAGGAGGCACCCCAGGCGACGAAGCCCCCGACGGTCTTCGTCTTCGACTCCGGCACGAAGCAGATCTTCACCTCCGGGTCCTTCGGCGCGCCGCAGGCGATCATCGAGGCGGCGGGGGCGAAGAACGCGACCGCCGACGTCAAGGACACGTGGACCGAGGTCTCGTGGGAGCAGCTCGTCTCCTCGGAACCCGACTTCTTCGCCTTCGTCGCCTACGAGGGGCAGAGCTTCGAGGACAAGGTCAAGGTCCTCGAGAGCAACCCGGCGACACGGGACCTGCCGGCCGTCAAGGAGAAGCGCTTCCTCAACCTGCCGATCCCGGCGTGGACGAGCAGCCCGCTCAACATCAACTCGGCCGAGCAGCTGCGCGTGGCCCTCGAGGAGCACGACCTCGTGCCCGCCAGCGACATCGAGCCCGAGCACGACCTCGAGCCGTGA
- a CDS encoding enoyl-CoA hydratase/isomerase family protein, whose protein sequence is MGVTYEASDRLARIVLDRPEAGNALDLEMARALREAVERALGDPYVDILTLTANGADFCVGSDTSAAEQAEDPTTAVFELAAALEELFSLLNNSSKLVLVGVQGLAAGSGLGLVLAGDLAFCAGDTTFRVPPKGGTGAPDPGLAWLLPRAIGQQRALSFGLGGRTLDAATADDWGIAELAPDGDVAAALQDAASNLGGKHLWANSEMRRLLHASWETSRTELSQSEAVTLVRALLNRNRG, encoded by the coding sequence GTGGGAGTCACGTACGAAGCATCCGACCGCCTTGCCCGCATCGTCCTCGACCGGCCCGAGGCCGGTAACGCGCTCGACCTCGAGATGGCCCGCGCCCTGCGCGAGGCGGTCGAGCGGGCGCTCGGGGACCCCTATGTCGACATCCTGACGCTGACGGCCAACGGCGCGGACTTCTGCGTCGGGTCCGACACCTCCGCGGCGGAGCAGGCCGAGGACCCGACGACCGCGGTCTTCGAGCTCGCGGCCGCCCTCGAGGAGCTCTTCTCGCTGCTCAACAACTCGAGCAAGCTCGTGCTCGTCGGCGTCCAGGGACTGGCCGCCGGCTCCGGCCTGGGCCTCGTCCTCGCGGGCGACCTCGCCTTCTGCGCCGGCGACACGACCTTCCGCGTGCCGCCCAAGGGCGGCACCGGCGCGCCCGACCCCGGCCTCGCGTGGCTCCTGCCGCGGGCCATCGGCCAGCAGCGCGCCCTCTCCTTCGGCCTCGGTGGCCGCACCCTCGACGCGGCGACCGCCGACGACTGGGGCATCGCCGAGCTCGCCCCCGACGGTGACGTCGCGGCCGCGCTCCAGGACGCCGCGTCCAACCTCGGCGGCAAGCACCTGTGGGCCAACTCCGAGATGCGGCGTCTGCTCCACGCCTCGTGGGAGACCTCGCGCACCGAGCTCTCGCAGTCGGAGGCCGTGACCCTCGTGCGCGCCCTGCTCAACCGCAACCGGGGCTGA